A single region of the Cronobacter condimenti 1330 genome encodes:
- the ubiG gene encoding bifunctional 2-polyprenyl-6-hydroxyphenol methylase/3-demethylubiquinol 3-O-methyltransferase UbiG encodes MNAEKPPVAHNVDLEEIAKFEAVASRWWDPEGEFKPLHRINPLRLGYIAERAGGLFGKKVLDVGCGGGILSESMAREGAHVTGLDMGAEPLAVARLHALESGVELEYVQRTVEEHAAQHAGEYDVVTCMEMLEHVPDPRSVVQACAALVKPGGHVFFSTLNRNAKSWLMAVVGAEYVLRMVPKGTHDAKKFIRPSELLGWVDETSLEERHIIGLHYNPLTNRFKLAPGVDVNYMLHTQAKNPA; translated from the coding sequence ATGAATGCTGAAAAACCGCCAGTTGCGCACAACGTAGACTTAGAAGAAATCGCCAAATTTGAAGCTGTCGCTTCGCGCTGGTGGGACCCGGAAGGGGAGTTTAAACCGCTGCATCGCATTAACCCGCTGCGTCTGGGTTATATCGCCGAACGTGCAGGCGGTCTGTTCGGGAAAAAGGTGCTGGATGTCGGCTGCGGCGGCGGCATTCTCTCAGAGAGCATGGCGCGCGAAGGGGCTCACGTGACGGGGCTTGATATGGGCGCCGAGCCGCTCGCGGTAGCGCGTCTGCACGCGCTTGAAAGCGGCGTTGAGCTTGAATACGTCCAGCGTACGGTTGAAGAACACGCGGCGCAGCATGCGGGCGAGTACGACGTCGTAACCTGCATGGAGATGCTGGAGCATGTGCCGGACCCGCGCTCCGTGGTACAGGCCTGCGCGGCGCTCGTAAAACCCGGCGGCCACGTCTTTTTCTCAACGCTCAACCGCAACGCTAAATCCTGGCTGATGGCGGTGGTCGGCGCGGAATATGTCCTGCGTATGGTTCCCAAAGGCACCCACGACGCCAAAAAATTTATCCGCCCTTCTGAACTGCTGGGCTGGGTGGATGAAACGTCGCTTGAAGAACGCCACATTATCGGCCTGCATTACAACCCGCTGACCAACCGTTTTAAACTCGCGCCCGGCGTGGATGTAAATTATATGTTGCATACTCAGGCTAAAAACCCTGCCTGA
- the yfaE gene encoding class I ribonucleotide reductase maintenance protein YfaE → MGRITLRVTGTELSCPDEHPSLLVALESHAVMVEYQCREGYCGSCRCKLVAGQVQWLTKPLAFIQEGEILPCCCKPQGDIEIEM, encoded by the coding sequence ATGGGTCGTATTACGCTTCGCGTGACGGGCACCGAGCTGTCGTGCCCGGACGAGCACCCTTCCTTGTTAGTGGCACTGGAGTCGCATGCGGTGATGGTAGAGTACCAGTGCCGCGAAGGATATTGCGGCTCGTGTCGCTGTAAGCTGGTCGCAGGACAGGTGCAGTGGCTCACCAAACCACTGGCATTTATACAGGAAGGCGAGATTTTGCCGTGCTGCTGTAAACCGCAGGGCGATATTGAGATAGAAATGTAA
- the glpQ gene encoding glycerophosphodiester phosphodiesterase translates to MKLKMTLAALAISVMSANALAADKLVIAHRGASGYLPEHTLPAKAMAYAQGADYLEQDLVMTKDDQLVVLHDHYLDRVTDVADRFPDRARKDGRYYAIDFTLAEIKSLAFTEGFELENGKKVQTFPGRFPMGKSDFRVHTFEEEIEFVQGLNHSTGKNIGIYPEIKAPWFHHQEGKDIAAKTLETLKKYGYTTRQDKVYLQCFDANELKRIKNTLEPKLGMDLKLVQLIAYTDWNETQEKQADGKWVNYRYDWMFKPGAMKQIAQYADGIGPDYHMLVAEGSTKENVTLTAMAKEAHDSHLQVHPYTVRADQLPDYAADVNQLYDVLYHKADVDGLFTDFPDKAVQFLNDKP, encoded by the coding sequence ATGAAACTGAAAATGACGCTGGCGGCGCTGGCGATTAGTGTGATGTCGGCAAATGCGCTGGCGGCAGATAAGCTGGTGATTGCGCATCGCGGCGCCAGCGGCTATCTGCCAGAACATACGTTGCCGGCCAAAGCGATGGCCTATGCGCAGGGCGCCGATTACCTTGAGCAGGATCTGGTGATGACGAAGGATGACCAGCTCGTGGTGTTGCACGACCACTATCTGGACCGCGTGACCGACGTTGCCGACCGCTTCCCGGACCGGGCGCGCAAGGATGGCCGCTACTACGCGATCGATTTTACGCTCGCCGAGATTAAATCGCTGGCGTTTACCGAAGGCTTTGAGCTGGAAAACGGTAAAAAGGTGCAGACCTTTCCGGGGCGCTTCCCGATGGGCAAATCGGACTTTCGGGTGCATACCTTTGAGGAAGAGATAGAATTTGTGCAGGGGCTGAATCACTCAACGGGTAAAAATATCGGCATCTACCCGGAGATAAAAGCGCCGTGGTTCCATCATCAGGAAGGCAAGGACATCGCCGCAAAGACGCTGGAAACGCTGAAAAAATATGGCTATACCACCAGGCAGGATAAGGTCTATCTGCAATGCTTTGATGCAAACGAACTCAAGCGCATCAAGAATACGCTTGAGCCGAAACTGGGAATGGATCTGAAGCTGGTGCAGCTTATCGCCTATACCGACTGGAATGAAACCCAGGAGAAACAGGCGGACGGCAAGTGGGTGAACTATCGCTATGACTGGATGTTCAAACCCGGCGCCATGAAGCAAATCGCGCAGTATGCCGATGGTATTGGGCCGGATTACCATATGCTGGTAGCCGAAGGTTCAACCAAAGAGAACGTGACGCTCACCGCGATGGCGAAAGAGGCGCACGACAGCCATCTGCAGGTGCACCCGTATACGGTGCGCGCCGACCAGTTGCCGGATTACGCGGCGGACGTAAATCAGCTTTATGACGTGCTGTATCACAAGGCGGATGTGGACGGGTTGTTTACCGATTTTCCGGACAAAGCCGTGCAGTTTTTAAACGACAAACCGTAA
- the nrdA gene encoding class 1a ribonucleoside-diphosphate reductase subunit alpha: MNQSLLVTKRDGSQERINLDKIHRVLDWAAEGLHNVSISQVELRSHIQFYDGIKTSDIHETIIKAAADLISRDAPDYQYLAARLAIFHLRKKAYGQFEPPKLYDHVVKMVELGKYDHHLLQDYSEDEFAQMDGFIDHWRDMNFSYAAVKQLEGKYLVQNRVTGEIYESAQFLYLLVAACLFSNYPRDTRLDYVKRFYDAVSTFKISLPTPIMSGVRTPTRQFSSCVLIECGDSLDSINATSSAIVKYVSQRAGIGINAGRIRALGSPIRGGEAFHTGCIPFYKHFQTAVKSCSQGGVRGGAATLFYPMWHLEVESLLVLKNNRGTEANRVRHMDYGVQINKLMYQRLLKGEDITLFSPSDVPGLYDAFFANQDEFERLYTKYEQDDSIRKQRIKASELFSLMMQERASTGRIYIQNVDHCNTHSPFDPVVAPVRQSNLCLEIALPTKPMEDVNDENGEIALCTLSAFNLGAIESLDELEELAILAVRALDALLDYQDYPIPAAKRGAMGRRTLGIGVINFAYYLAKHGVRYSDGSANNLTHKTFEAIQYFLLKASNDLAKEQGACPWFNETTYSKGILPIDTYKKDLDAIANEPLHYDWETLRESIQTHGLRNSTLSALMPSETSSQISNATNGIEPPRGHISIKASKDGILRQVVPDYEALKDKYELLWEMPGNDGYLQLVGIMQKFIDQSISANTNYDPTRFSSGKVPMQQLLKDLLTAYKLGVKTLYYQNTRDGAEDAQDDLAPSIQDDGCESGACKI, encoded by the coding sequence ATGAATCAGAGTCTGCTGGTAACAAAACGAGATGGCAGCCAGGAACGCATTAACCTGGATAAAATTCATCGTGTTCTGGACTGGGCTGCAGAAGGTCTGCATAACGTCTCCATCTCCCAGGTAGAACTGCGTTCTCACATTCAGTTCTACGACGGCATTAAAACCTCCGATATTCATGAAACCATCATCAAGGCGGCGGCAGACCTGATCTCCCGCGATGCGCCGGACTACCAGTACCTGGCCGCGCGCCTGGCGATTTTCCATCTGCGTAAAAAAGCGTATGGCCAGTTCGAGCCGCCGAAGCTGTACGACCATGTCGTGAAGATGGTAGAGCTTGGCAAGTATGACCATCACCTGCTGCAGGATTACAGCGAAGACGAGTTCGCGCAGATGGACGGCTTTATCGACCACTGGCGTGATATGAACTTCTCTTACGCGGCGGTGAAGCAACTCGAAGGGAAATACCTGGTTCAGAACCGCGTGACCGGCGAGATCTACGAAAGCGCGCAGTTCCTCTACCTCCTGGTCGCAGCGTGCCTGTTCTCCAACTATCCGCGCGACACTCGCCTGGATTATGTGAAGCGCTTCTACGACGCGGTCTCCACCTTTAAGATTTCGCTGCCAACGCCGATCATGTCGGGCGTGCGTACCCCTACCCGTCAGTTCAGCTCGTGCGTTCTGATCGAGTGCGGCGACAGCCTGGATTCCATCAACGCGACCTCCAGCGCCATTGTGAAATATGTCTCCCAGCGTGCGGGGATCGGCATCAACGCGGGCCGCATTCGTGCGCTCGGAAGCCCGATTCGCGGCGGCGAAGCGTTCCACACCGGTTGCATTCCGTTCTACAAGCATTTCCAGACTGCGGTGAAGTCCTGCTCTCAGGGCGGCGTTCGCGGTGGCGCGGCAACGCTGTTCTACCCAATGTGGCATCTGGAAGTTGAAAGCCTGCTGGTGTTGAAAAACAACCGCGGCACCGAAGCCAACCGCGTGCGTCACATGGACTATGGCGTGCAGATCAACAAGCTGATGTATCAGCGTCTGCTGAAAGGCGAAGACATCACCCTCTTCAGCCCGTCCGACGTGCCAGGCCTGTATGATGCGTTCTTCGCCAATCAGGACGAGTTCGAACGTCTGTACACCAAATATGAGCAGGATGACAGCATCCGCAAACAGCGTATTAAAGCCTCTGAGCTGTTCTCGCTGATGATGCAGGAGCGCGCCTCTACCGGCCGTATCTACATCCAGAACGTGGATCACTGCAACACCCACAGCCCGTTCGATCCGGTTGTCGCGCCGGTGCGCCAGTCCAACCTGTGCCTGGAAATCGCGCTGCCGACCAAACCGATGGAAGATGTGAACGACGAGAATGGCGAAATCGCGCTCTGCACCCTCTCCGCGTTCAACCTGGGCGCTATCGAGAGCCTGGACGAGCTTGAAGAGCTGGCCATCCTCGCGGTTCGCGCGCTTGACGCCCTGCTGGACTACCAGGATTACCCGATCCCGGCGGCGAAACGCGGCGCGATGGGCCGCCGTACCCTCGGTATTGGCGTGATTAACTTCGCGTACTATCTCGCGAAGCACGGCGTACGCTACTCAGACGGCAGCGCCAACAATCTGACGCACAAAACGTTTGAAGCGATTCAGTACTTCCTGCTGAAAGCCTCTAATGACCTGGCGAAAGAGCAAGGCGCGTGCCCGTGGTTCAACGAAACCACCTACAGCAAAGGCATCCTGCCGATCGACACGTACAAAAAAGATCTGGATGCGATTGCGAACGAGCCGCTGCATTACGACTGGGAAACCCTGCGCGAATCTATTCAGACGCATGGCCTGCGTAACTCCACGCTCTCCGCGCTGATGCCATCTGAAACCTCTTCGCAGATCTCGAACGCGACCAACGGCATCGAGCCGCCGCGCGGCCACATCAGCATCAAGGCGTCAAAAGACGGTATCCTGCGTCAGGTAGTGCCGGACTACGAAGCGCTTAAAGATAAATATGAGCTGCTGTGGGAAATGCCGGGCAACGACGGTTATCTGCAACTCGTGGGCATCATGCAGAAATTTATCGACCAGTCGATTTCTGCTAACACCAACTACGACCCGACGCGTTTCTCGTCCGGCAAAGTGCCGATGCAGCAGTTGCTGAAAGATCTGCTGACGGCGTATAAGCTCGGCGTGAAAACGCTGTATTACCAGAACACCCGCGACGGCGCGGAAGATGCCCAGGATGACCTGGCGCCATCCATTCAGGATGATGGCTGCGAAAGCGGGGCATGTAAGATTTAA
- a CDS encoding nicotinamide mononucleotide deamidase-related protein YfaY, producing the protein MLQTEMLSTGDEVLHGQIVDTNAAWLAELFFNQGLPLTRRNTVGDSLDSLVAALTERSQHADILIVNGGLGPTSDDLSAEAAARAAGVALELHEGWLAQMERFFAERGRVMAPSNRKQALLPAGSEMIDNPVGTACGFAITLNRCLIFFTPGVPFEFKRMVEHEILPRLRARFTIPEPPLCLRLTTFGRSESDLAAQLDTLTLPPDVVMGYRSSTPIIELKLTGPAARREEMEALWPAVREVAGDSLIFEGTETLPFQIARCLREQQLSITLSEQFTAGLLALQLSGAEAPLLASEVLPAQVETLAQTAHWNVDRRSRHLADLALSIASFEDDEINIALTTPQGTQAVRLRVNASRYALRIRQEICAMMALTLVRRWLNGQDVTASQGWVQVVDTLTV; encoded by the coding sequence ATGCTACAGACAGAAATGCTCTCGACCGGCGATGAAGTGCTGCATGGTCAGATTGTCGATACCAACGCCGCCTGGCTTGCCGAGCTCTTTTTTAATCAGGGATTGCCGTTAACCCGCCGCAACACCGTGGGCGACAGCCTGGATTCACTGGTAGCGGCGCTGACCGAGCGCAGTCAGCACGCCGATATTCTTATTGTTAATGGCGGTCTGGGGCCGACGAGCGACGATCTAAGCGCTGAAGCGGCAGCCCGCGCGGCCGGTGTGGCGCTGGAGCTGCATGAGGGCTGGCTTGCACAAATGGAGCGTTTTTTTGCTGAGCGCGGGCGGGTGATGGCCCCGAGCAACCGCAAGCAGGCGTTGTTGCCGGCAGGCAGCGAGATGATAGACAACCCGGTGGGTACCGCCTGCGGTTTTGCCATCACGCTCAATCGCTGTCTGATTTTCTTCACGCCTGGCGTGCCGTTCGAATTTAAGCGAATGGTCGAGCATGAGATCCTGCCGCGCCTGCGTGCGCGATTTACCATTCCGGAGCCGCCGCTCTGCCTGCGTCTGACCACGTTCGGGCGTTCAGAAAGCGATCTTGCGGCACAGCTGGATACGCTGACCCTGCCGCCGGATGTAGTCATGGGCTACCGCTCCTCGACGCCGATTATTGAACTTAAGCTAACGGGCCCGGCCGCGCGGCGCGAGGAGATGGAAGCGTTGTGGCCGGCAGTGCGTGAGGTGGCGGGGGACAGCCTGATTTTTGAAGGCACCGAAACCCTGCCATTCCAGATTGCCCGTTGCCTGCGTGAGCAACAGCTCAGTATCACGCTCAGCGAGCAGTTCACCGCCGGGCTGCTGGCGCTACAGCTTTCGGGGGCGGAAGCGCCGCTGCTCGCAAGCGAAGTGCTGCCGGCGCAGGTGGAGACGCTTGCCCAGACCGCCCACTGGAATGTGGATCGCCGCAGCCGCCATCTCGCCGATCTGGCGCTCAGCATCGCAAGTTTCGAAGATGACGAGATAAATATTGCGCTGACCACGCCGCAGGGCACTCAGGCCGTGCGCCTGCGCGTTAACGCCAGCCGCTACGCGCTGCGCATCCGTCAGGAGATTTGCGCGATGATGGCGCTTACGCTGGTGCGCCGCTGGTTAAACGGCCAGGACGTGACGGCAAGCCAGGGCTGGGTGCAGGTCGTCGATACACTTACGGTATAA
- the glpT gene encoding glycerol-3-phosphate transporter, which translates to MLSIFKPAPHRARLPDGEIDPLYRRLRWQIFMGIFFGYAAYYLVRKNFALAMPYLVEQGFSRGDLGFALSGISIAYGFSKFIMGSVSDRSNPRVFLPAGLILAAAVMLFMGFVPWATSSIMVMFVLLFLCGWFQGMGWPPCGRTMVHWWSQKERGGIVSVWNCAHNVGGGIPPLLFLLGMAWFNDWHAALYMPAFGAILVAIIAFALMRDTPQSCGLPPIEEYKNDYPDDYSDKHEEELTAKQIFMQYVLPNKLLWYIAIANVFVYLLRYGILDWSPTYLKEVKHFALDKSSWAYFFYEYAGIPGTLICGWMSDKVFRGNRGATGVFFMTLVTIATVVYWLNPPGNPNVDMACMIIIGFLIYGPVMLIGLHALELAPKKAAGTAAGFTGLFGYLGGSVAASAIVGYTVDFFGWDGGFMVMIGGSILAVLLLIIVMVGEHKHHHETQAKRG; encoded by the coding sequence ATGTTAAGTATTTTTAAACCCGCCCCGCATCGCGCAAGGCTGCCTGACGGCGAGATAGATCCGCTCTATCGTCGCCTGCGCTGGCAGATTTTTATGGGGATTTTCTTCGGCTATGCCGCTTACTATCTGGTGCGTAAAAACTTTGCCCTTGCGATGCCGTATCTGGTAGAGCAGGGGTTCTCTCGTGGCGATCTGGGCTTTGCGCTGTCCGGCATCTCCATTGCTTATGGTTTTTCAAAATTCATTATGGGCTCGGTCTCTGACCGCTCGAACCCGCGCGTTTTCCTCCCGGCGGGGCTGATCCTTGCTGCGGCAGTGATGCTGTTTATGGGCTTCGTACCCTGGGCGACGTCCAGCATTATGGTGATGTTCGTGCTGCTGTTCCTGTGCGGCTGGTTTCAGGGCATGGGATGGCCGCCGTGTGGGCGCACAATGGTGCACTGGTGGTCGCAGAAAGAGCGTGGCGGGATTGTGTCAGTATGGAACTGCGCCCATAACGTGGGCGGCGGCATTCCGCCGCTGCTGTTCCTGCTCGGTATGGCGTGGTTTAACGACTGGCATGCGGCACTCTATATGCCTGCGTTCGGGGCGATTCTGGTGGCGATTATCGCTTTCGCGCTGATGCGCGACACGCCGCAGTCCTGCGGTTTGCCACCGATTGAAGAGTATAAAAACGACTACCCGGACGACTACAGCGACAAGCACGAAGAAGAACTGACCGCGAAGCAAATTTTTATGCAGTACGTGCTGCCAAACAAGCTGCTGTGGTACATCGCTATCGCTAACGTCTTTGTCTACCTGCTGCGCTACGGCATTCTCGACTGGTCACCGACCTATTTAAAAGAGGTGAAGCATTTCGCGCTGGATAAATCCTCGTGGGCGTATTTCTTCTATGAATATGCAGGTATCCCCGGCACGCTGATCTGCGGCTGGATGTCGGACAAAGTCTTTCGCGGTAACCGCGGCGCCACCGGTGTGTTTTTCATGACGCTGGTGACGATAGCCACAGTTGTTTACTGGCTCAATCCGCCGGGCAACCCTAATGTCGATATGGCCTGCATGATTATTATCGGCTTCCTGATTTACGGCCCGGTGATGTTAATCGGCCTGCACGCGCTGGAGCTGGCGCCGAAAAAAGCGGCAGGCACCGCAGCCGGCTTTACCGGTCTGTTCGGTTATCTTGGTGGCTCTGTCGCAGCGAGCGCTATCGTCGGATATACCGTCGATTTCTTCGGCTGGGATGGCGGCTTTATGGTGATGATTGGTGGCAGCATCCTGGCGGTCTTGCTGCTGATTATCGTGATGGTTGGCGAGCATAAACACCACCATGAAACGCAGGCGAAACGCGGATAA
- the gyrA gene encoding DNA topoisomerase (ATP-hydrolyzing) subunit A gives MSDLAREITPVNIEEELKNSYLDYAMSVIVGRALPDVRDGLKPVHRRVLYAMNVLGNDWNKAYKKSARVVGDVIGKYHPHGDSAVYDTIVRMAQPFSLRYTLVDGQGNFGSIDGDSAAAMRYTEIRLAKIAHELMADLDKETVDFVDNYDGTEKIPDVMPTKIPNLLVNGSSGIAVGMATNIPPHNLTEVINGCLAYIDDEDISVEGLMEHIPGPDFPTAAIINGRRGIEEAYRTGRGKIYIRARAEVEVDPKNGRETIIVHEIPYQVNKARLIEKIAELVKEKRVEGISALRDESDKDGMRIVIEIKRDAVGEVVLNNLYSQTQLQVSFGINMVALHHGQPKIMPLKDILAAFVRHRREVVTRRTIFELRKARERAHILEGLAIALANIDPIIELIRRAPTPSEAKAGLIANAWELGTVSAMLERAGDDAARPEWLEPEFGIRDGKYWLTEQQAQAILDLRLQKLTGLEHEKLLDEYKELLEQIAELLHILGSADRLMEVIREELELVRDQFGDERRTEITANSADINIEDLINQEDVVVTLSHQGYVKYQPLKDYEAQRRGGKGKSAARIKEEDFIDRLLVANTHDTILCFSSRGRLYWMKVYQLPEASRGARGRPIVNLLPLEANERITAILPVREYEEGVNVFMATASGTVKKTALTEFSRPRTAGIIAVNLNEGDELIGVDLTAGNDEVMLFSAQGKVVRFKENAVRPMGRTATGVRGIRLGEGDSVVSLIVPRGEGAILTATQNGYGKRTAVEEYPTKSRATKGVISIKVTDRNGPVVGAVQVDDADQIMMITDAGTLVRTRVSEISVVGRNTQGVILIRTAEDENVVGLQRVAEPVDDEELDSIDGSVAEGDDEIVPETDADDDVADDADE, from the coding sequence ATGAGCGACCTTGCCAGAGAAATTACACCGGTCAACATTGAGGAAGAGTTAAAGAACTCCTATCTGGATTACGCGATGTCGGTTATTGTCGGCCGCGCGCTTCCGGATGTCCGAGATGGCCTCAAACCGGTACACCGTCGCGTACTTTACGCCATGAACGTGTTGGGCAATGACTGGAATAAAGCCTACAAAAAATCCGCCCGTGTCGTTGGTGACGTAATCGGTAAATACCATCCCCACGGTGACTCCGCCGTCTACGATACCATCGTGCGTATGGCTCAGCCGTTCTCGCTGCGCTACACGCTGGTCGATGGTCAGGGCAACTTCGGTTCTATCGACGGCGACTCCGCCGCAGCGATGCGTTATACGGAAATCCGTCTGGCGAAGATCGCCCATGAACTGATGGCCGACCTCGATAAAGAAACCGTTGATTTTGTTGATAACTATGACGGCACGGAAAAAATTCCGGACGTCATGCCAACGAAAATCCCGAACCTGCTGGTTAACGGTTCTTCCGGTATCGCCGTTGGGATGGCGACCAACATTCCGCCGCATAACCTGACGGAAGTGATTAATGGCTGCCTCGCCTATATCGACGATGAAGACATCAGCGTCGAAGGGCTGATGGAGCACATCCCCGGCCCGGATTTCCCGACTGCCGCCATTATCAATGGCCGTCGCGGCATTGAAGAGGCATATCGCACCGGTCGCGGCAAAATCTACATTCGCGCCCGCGCGGAAGTGGAAGTCGATCCGAAAAACGGCCGCGAAACCATTATCGTGCATGAGATTCCGTATCAGGTGAACAAAGCGCGCCTGATCGAGAAAATCGCCGAACTGGTGAAAGAAAAGCGCGTAGAAGGCATCAGTGCCCTGCGCGATGAGTCTGACAAAGACGGTATGCGTATCGTTATTGAGATCAAACGTGACGCCGTTGGCGAAGTGGTGCTCAATAACCTTTATTCGCAAACGCAGCTTCAGGTTTCCTTCGGTATCAACATGGTCGCATTGCACCATGGCCAGCCGAAGATCATGCCGCTGAAAGACATTCTGGCAGCGTTCGTCCGTCACCGTCGTGAAGTGGTGACCCGCCGCACCATCTTTGAACTGCGTAAAGCGCGTGAGCGTGCGCATATCTTAGAAGGCCTGGCGATTGCGCTTGCGAACATCGACCCGATTATCGAGCTGATTCGCCGCGCGCCGACGCCGTCGGAAGCAAAAGCGGGCCTTATCGCTAATGCGTGGGAGCTTGGCACCGTTTCCGCCATGCTGGAGCGTGCCGGCGACGACGCCGCGCGTCCGGAGTGGCTGGAGCCGGAGTTCGGCATCCGCGACGGCAAATACTGGCTGACCGAGCAACAGGCTCAGGCGATCCTCGACCTGCGTCTGCAAAAACTCACCGGCCTTGAGCATGAAAAACTGCTCGACGAGTATAAAGAGCTGCTCGAACAGATCGCTGAGCTGCTGCATATCCTCGGCAGCGCCGACCGCCTGATGGAAGTGATCCGCGAAGAGCTTGAGCTGGTCCGCGATCAGTTTGGCGACGAGCGCCGCACCGAAATTACGGCTAACAGCGCCGATATCAACATTGAAGATCTGATCAACCAGGAAGATGTGGTGGTCACCCTGTCTCACCAGGGCTATGTGAAGTATCAGCCGCTGAAGGATTACGAGGCGCAGCGCCGCGGTGGTAAAGGTAAATCCGCCGCGCGTATTAAAGAAGAAGACTTTATCGACCGCCTGCTGGTGGCCAACACCCACGATACGATCCTCTGCTTCTCGAGCCGCGGTCGTCTTTACTGGATGAAAGTCTACCAGTTGCCAGAAGCGAGCCGTGGTGCCCGTGGGCGTCCTATCGTTAACCTGCTGCCGCTGGAAGCCAACGAGCGTATCACGGCCATTCTGCCGGTTCGTGAATATGAAGAGGGCGTCAACGTCTTTATGGCGACCGCGAGCGGCACCGTGAAGAAAACAGCGCTGACCGAGTTCAGCCGTCCGCGTACCGCCGGTATTATCGCGGTGAACCTGAACGAGGGCGATGAACTGATTGGCGTTGACCTGACGGCGGGCAATGACGAAGTCATGCTGTTCTCCGCACAGGGCAAAGTGGTGCGCTTTAAAGAAAACGCAGTTCGTCCGATGGGCCGTACCGCCACTGGCGTACGTGGTATCCGTCTTGGCGAGGGCGACAGCGTGGTATCGCTTATCGTACCGCGCGGCGAAGGCGCTATCCTGACGGCTACCCAGAACGGCTACGGCAAACGTACCGCGGTGGAAGAGTACCCGACCAAGTCGCGTGCGACGAAAGGGGTTATCTCCATTAAGGTTACCGATCGCAACGGCCCGGTTGTCGGCGCGGTGCAGGTAGACGATGCGGACCAGATCATGATGATCACCGATGCCGGTACGCTGGTGCGTACGCGCGTGTCGGAAATCAGCGTGGTAGGCCGTAATACCCAGGGCGTTATCCTCATCCGCACCGCGGAAGATGAAAACGTCGTCGGGTTGCAGCGCGTGGCCGAGCCGGTAGATGACGAAGAGCTCGACTCTATCGATGGCAGCGTGGCGGAAGGCGATGATGAAATCGTGCCGGAAACCGACGCTGACGACGACGTAGCGGACGACGCTGACGAGTAA
- the nrdB gene encoding class Ia ribonucleoside-diphosphate reductase subunit beta — MAYTTFSQTKNDQLLEPMFFGQPVNVARYDQQKYEIFEKLIEKQLSFFWRPEEVDVSRDRIDFQALPEHEKHIFISNLKYQTLLDSIQGRSPNVALLPLISIPELETWVETWAFSETIHSRSYTHIIRNIVNDPAVVFDDIVTNEQILKRAEGISHYYDDLIEMTSYWHLLGEGTHSVNGKTVTVSLHELKKKLYLCLMSVNALEAIRFYVSFACSFAFAERELMEGNAKIIRLIARDEALHLTGTQHMLNLMRSGEDDPEMAIIAEECKQECYDLFVLAAQQEKEWAEYLFQGGSMIGLNKDILCQYVEYITNIRMQAVGLDLPFKTRSNPIPWINTWLVSDNVQVAPQEVEVSSYLVGQIDSEIDHDDLSSFQL; from the coding sequence ATGGCCTACACCACATTTTCACAGACGAAAAACGATCAGCTTCTTGAACCCATGTTCTTTGGCCAGCCGGTCAACGTGGCGCGTTACGATCAGCAAAAATATGAAATTTTCGAAAAGCTTATCGAGAAGCAGCTGTCGTTCTTCTGGCGTCCTGAAGAAGTGGACGTGTCGCGCGACCGCATCGACTTCCAGGCACTGCCGGAGCATGAAAAACATATTTTCATCAGCAACCTGAAATACCAGACGCTGCTCGACTCCATTCAGGGCCGCAGCCCGAACGTCGCGCTGCTGCCGCTTATCTCTATCCCGGAGCTGGAAACCTGGGTAGAAACCTGGGCGTTTTCCGAGACCATCCACTCGCGCTCTTACACCCATATCATCCGCAACATCGTTAACGATCCGGCGGTAGTATTTGACGACATCGTCACCAACGAGCAAATCCTGAAGCGCGCCGAAGGCATTTCGCATTACTACGACGATCTGATCGAGATGACCAGCTACTGGCACCTTCTGGGCGAAGGGACTCACAGCGTGAACGGTAAAACCGTCACCGTGAGCCTGCATGAGCTGAAGAAAAAGCTCTACCTGTGTCTGATGAGCGTGAACGCGCTGGAAGCCATTCGCTTTTACGTGAGCTTCGCCTGCTCTTTCGCGTTCGCTGAACGTGAACTCATGGAAGGCAACGCCAAAATCATTCGCCTTATCGCCCGTGACGAAGCGCTGCACCTGACCGGCACCCAACATATGCTGAATCTGATGCGCAGCGGCGAAGACGATCCTGAAATGGCTATCATTGCCGAAGAGTGCAAACAGGAGTGCTACGATCTGTTTGTTCTGGCGGCGCAGCAGGAAAAAGAGTGGGCGGAATACCTCTTCCAGGGCGGTTCAATGATCGGCCTGAACAAAGATATTCTGTGCCAGTACGTTGAGTACATCACCAATATCCGTATGCAGGCAGTCGGCCTGGATCTCCCCTTCAAAACCCGCTCGAACCCGATTCCGTGGATCAACACCTGGCTTGTCTCTGACAACGTGCAGGTCGCACCGCAGGAAGTTGAAGTTAGCTCCTATCTGGTCGGTCAGATCGATTCTGAAATCGACCACGACGACCTGAGCAGCTTCCAGCTCTGA